The proteins below come from a single Holdemania massiliensis genomic window:
- a CDS encoding TrkH family potassium uptake protein, which produces MGSGYFDPDRRRSERGGSRQGADRTMKHFGLKRIQSGCIEGKLMMLCGALTAIPMLTACFYPETLSDLAAFAIPALSSLIAGAVVCLKNQPQDNEAPRPQLIKKGSFFVLFAWSYGIVIGALPFVLAGQLSWVQSLFESVSGWTTTGLSVMDVAQTSPLFLFHRGFMQYCGGLGFVMVMTLFIQNKQSMNLFQAEGHSDQLTPNLGRTVRVIFLMYTTFLIFGVAAYRIAGMSLFDGLIHAMCALSTGGFSTRVESIGYYNSPLIEFITIILMLIGTTNFAALLLLMRRQVRQFLAVSEVRFMGLLLAGAVPLTALVLFSAAYAHLSDSFRIALFEVVSALSTSGFSTVGYARWPQAAVLVLIVMMLIGGGIGSTAGGIKLTRMYLMLRAMNNHLQNKSAPAGAVSLSFYIRPQGRTLIDPKLLADTSCFVFSYLLIYFIGTFLLMLTANCSLIEAMFDFASSLGTVGLSIGITGPLTPPLALIVEMAGMLLGRLEIFIVLIGIRTLFQQIKAAF; this is translated from the coding sequence GTGGGCTCAGGATATTTTGATCCTGATCGCCGCCGCTCAGAAAGAGGCGGAAGCCGTCAAGGTGCTGACCGGACGATGAAACACTTTGGATTAAAACGGATCCAATCCGGCTGCATTGAAGGAAAGCTGATGATGCTCTGTGGAGCTCTGACTGCGATCCCGATGCTCACTGCTTGTTTTTATCCGGAAACACTCTCCGATCTGGCCGCCTTTGCGATTCCTGCACTGAGTTCGCTGATCGCCGGAGCTGTTGTTTGTCTGAAGAATCAGCCGCAGGATAACGAAGCGCCGCGTCCGCAGCTGATCAAAAAAGGCAGCTTCTTCGTCTTGTTTGCCTGGAGTTACGGCATTGTTATCGGGGCGCTGCCGTTTGTTCTGGCCGGTCAGCTTTCCTGGGTTCAAAGTCTGTTTGAATCGGTCAGTGGCTGGACAACTACCGGATTATCTGTGATGGATGTCGCTCAGACTTCGCCCTTGTTCCTGTTTCACCGAGGTTTTATGCAGTATTGCGGCGGTTTGGGTTTCGTCATGGTGATGACGTTGTTTATTCAAAATAAACAGAGTATGAATTTGTTTCAGGCCGAAGGTCACAGTGATCAGCTGACCCCCAACCTGGGACGGACAGTCCGCGTCATCTTCCTGATGTATACAACGTTTCTGATCTTCGGCGTCGCGGCCTACAGAATTGCCGGCATGAGCCTGTTTGACGGCCTGATCCACGCGATGTGCGCGTTGTCTACCGGCGGCTTCTCGACACGCGTGGAAAGTATCGGATATTACAACAGCCCACTGATCGAATTCATCACAATCATCCTGATGTTGATCGGGACGACCAACTTCGCAGCCTTGTTATTGTTGATGCGCAGACAGGTGCGGCAGTTTCTGGCCGTCAGCGAGGTTCGGTTTATGGGTCTTCTTTTAGCAGGGGCTGTTCCGCTCACTGCGCTGGTGCTGTTCAGCGCCGCTTATGCTCACCTTTCGGACAGCTTTCGGATCGCCTTGTTCGAAGTCGTTTCAGCCTTATCGACCTCGGGCTTTTCCACCGTCGGCTATGCCCGCTGGCCGCAGGCGGCAGTGTTGGTTCTGATCGTGATGATGCTGATCGGCGGCGGCATCGGTTCAACCGCGGGCGGCATCAAACTGACCCGCATGTATTTGATGCTGCGGGCTATGAACAATCATCTGCAAAACAAAAGTGCTCCCGCCGGCGCCGTCTCACTTTCCTTCTATATTCGCCCGCAAGGTCGGACCCTAATCGATCCAAAGCTGCTTGCCGATACTTCCTGCTTTGTTTTCAGTTACTTGCTGATCTATTTTATCGGCACCTTCCTGCTGATGCTGACAGCGAACTGTTCACTGATCGAGGCCATGTTTGACTTTGCTTCCTCTTTGGGCACCGTCGGCTTGTCCATCGGCATTACCGGGCCGCTGACACCGCCTCTGGCTTTGATTGTCGAGATGGCAGGCATGCTTTTGGGAAGACTGGAGATTTTCATTGTCCTGATCGGAATCCGCACGCTGTTTCAGCAAATCAAAGCTGCCTTTTAG
- a CDS encoding potassium channel family protein — MKKRILIIGGYHKAESLAKSFLHRGYAVTVINKNPEHCHTLAQIAELTVLIGDGSKPFVLEDAGAEKADIAIALTPFDEDNLVICQLCKKQFHVRKTVSLAADPEKISFFYRMGIDSVVCALSTITQIVEQQAFLDEFTTLLPLGYGGVRISELRLNASSPVIGKTLSAIGLSHEVIIAAILRQDQHLVPHGDTVLWAQDILILIAAAQKEAEAVKVLTGR, encoded by the coding sequence ATGAAAAAACGCATTTTAATTATCGGCGGTTATCACAAAGCGGAGTCGCTGGCCAAATCCTTTCTTCATCGGGGATATGCCGTTACCGTGATCAATAAAAACCCCGAGCATTGTCATACGCTGGCACAAATCGCGGAGCTGACTGTTTTGATCGGAGATGGCTCGAAACCCTTTGTTCTGGAAGACGCCGGAGCCGAAAAGGCTGATATTGCGATTGCGCTCACCCCGTTTGATGAAGATAACCTGGTCATCTGCCAGCTGTGCAAGAAGCAGTTTCATGTCCGAAAAACGGTTTCATTAGCCGCGGATCCGGAAAAAATCAGCTTCTTCTACCGCATGGGAATCGACTCTGTCGTCTGTGCTTTATCAACGATTACCCAGATTGTCGAACAACAGGCGTTTCTTGATGAATTTACAACACTTTTGCCGCTGGGCTATGGCGGGGTGCGCATTTCTGAGCTGCGGTTAAACGCCAGTTCGCCGGTCATTGGCAAAACACTGAGTGCGATTGGTTTAAGCCACGAGGTCATCATTGCCGCAATTCTGCGCCAGGATCAGCATCTGGTTCCTCATGGAGACACCGTGCTGTGGGCTCAGGATATTTTGATCCTGATCGCCGCCGCTCAGAAAGAGGCGGAAGCCGTCAAGGTGCTGACCGGACGATGA
- a CDS encoding potassium channel family protein, which produces MMSIRHDWLGKPELTLIIGCGRLGSTLASTLSNESQNVILIDRQAKAFRKLSPSYAGLTLVGDAANVEVLKQAQIEKADHLVIVTNHDNTNILIAQLAREIFQVPHVICRLYDPQRECVYREFGIQTICPTTLSSQAIEQRLQARAAADEKGNETL; this is translated from the coding sequence ATGATGAGTATCCGTCATGACTGGCTGGGCAAGCCGGAACTGACTTTGATTATTGGGTGCGGACGGCTGGGTTCAACGTTAGCCAGCACCCTGTCCAACGAAAGTCAGAATGTCATATTAATTGACCGGCAGGCCAAAGCCTTCCGGAAGTTATCTCCATCCTACGCCGGCCTGACCTTGGTCGGTGATGCAGCCAACGTGGAAGTTCTCAAACAAGCCCAGATTGAAAAAGCCGATCATCTGGTCATCGTCACAAATCATGACAATACCAACATCCTGATTGCTCAGCTGGCCCGGGAAATATTTCAGGTTCCGCATGTCATCTGCCGTCTGTATGATCCGCAGCGGGAATGTGTTTATCGTGAGTTTGGCATTCAGACGATCTGTCCGACGACACTGTCTTCCCAGGCAATTGAACAACGGCTCCAAGCAAGAGCCGCAGCGGACGAGAAAGGAAACGAAACGTTATGA
- a CDS encoding TetR/AcrR family transcriptional regulator C-terminal domain-containing protein produces the protein MKYRLAQAIKQLMETEPLDKITVHDIVEIAQTTRQSFYRHFQDKYDLVNWYFERLAEKSFKLMGVQYTLREGLLKKFEFIQQEKTFFSQAFRSQDYNSLMRYDYQCILDFYTHWIETKTKQPLTPQIQFLLEMYCEGSMQMTVKWVTHGAQEDPAVIVDLLIEAQPEKLRAVLRDVQLE, from the coding sequence ATGAAATATCGTTTGGCACAGGCGATCAAACAGCTGATGGAAACTGAACCGCTGGATAAAATCACCGTCCACGATATTGTAGAAATTGCTCAGACGACGCGGCAGTCGTTTTATCGGCACTTCCAGGATAAATATGATCTGGTCAACTGGTATTTTGAACGCCTGGCAGAGAAATCCTTTAAGCTGATGGGTGTGCAGTATACATTGCGGGAAGGCCTGCTTAAAAAATTTGAATTTATCCAGCAGGAAAAAACATTCTTTTCCCAAGCTTTCCGATCTCAGGATTACAATTCTCTGATGCGTTATGATTATCAATGCATCCTTGATTTTTATACCCACTGGATCGAAACAAAAACGAAGCAGCCGCTGACGCCGCAAATTCAATTTCTGCTTGAAATGTATTGCGAAGGTTCAATGCAGATGACGGTCAAATGGGTAACCCACGGTGCCCAGGAAGATCCGGCGGTGATTGTGGACTTGCTGATCGAGGCTCAGCCGGAAAAACTGCGGGCTGTGCTGCGCGATGTCCAGCTGGAGTGA
- a CDS encoding DUF3788 family protein, giving the protein METNFFMDKNYKPNNTILAEVLCQVFNDYNNLLLLVKDYQMKWSFTKSGGWTLKVYDAKKALFYLIPHSNSYTISLTIRENERNELLGDSNISFLKKEIENAKKYSEGYHIQLFVHDEDSSKKSLVFLTDLMSFRK; this is encoded by the coding sequence ATGGAAACGAATTTCTTTATGGATAAGAATTATAAACCGAATAATACCATACTTGCAGAGGTACTTTGTCAAGTCTTCAATGACTACAATAATCTGTTGTTGCTTGTAAAGGATTATCAAATGAAATGGAGTTTTACGAAGTCAGGAGGATGGACATTAAAAGTCTATGATGCGAAAAAAGCATTGTTTTATCTTATTCCACATTCCAATTCTTACACTATCAGTCTGACAATCAGAGAAAATGAACGCAATGAATTGCTGGGCGATTCAAACATTAGCTTTTTGAAAAAAGAAATTGAAAATGCAAAAAAATATTCAGAAGGATATCATATCCAACTCTTTGTTCATGATGAAGATAGTTCTAAAAAGAGCCTTGTGTTCTTAACTGATTTAATGAGTTTCAGAAAGTAA
- the fucO gene encoding lactaldehyde reductase gives MANRFMLNETSYHGYGAVKEIVNEVKSRGFQKALIVTDADLVRFQVVKKVTDLLDEAGLPYAIYDQVKANPTVDMVKEGVAAFKEAGADYLIAIGGGSPQDTGKGIGIIVNNPEFSDVVSLEGTAPTKNKAVPMIAIATTAGTAAETTINYVITDEAKRRKFVCVDPHDLPVVAIVDPDMMSSMPKGLTASTGMDALTHAIEGYTTLAAWELADTLNLKAIELIGRSLRAAVNNDPKGREDMALGQYMTGMAFSNVGLGVVHGMAHPLSAFYGTPHGVANAVLLPYVMEFNQDYTGEKFREIARVLGVSGVDAMSQKEYRQAAIDAVRQLSLDVNIPQTLKEIGVKEEDLPALAEAAMADVCTGGNPRPCTYELVLDVYKKAF, from the coding sequence ATGGCAAATCGCTTTATGTTGAATGAAACAAGCTACCACGGCTACGGAGCCGTCAAAGAAATTGTGAACGAGGTCAAAAGCCGCGGCTTTCAAAAAGCATTGATCGTTACAGATGCAGACTTAGTTCGTTTTCAGGTTGTTAAGAAGGTGACGGATCTGTTGGATGAGGCAGGCTTGCCGTATGCGATTTATGATCAGGTCAAAGCCAATCCGACCGTGGATATGGTGAAGGAAGGTGTGGCCGCTTTTAAGGAAGCCGGTGCGGATTATCTGATTGCGATTGGCGGCGGTTCCCCTCAGGATACAGGCAAAGGCATCGGGATTATCGTAAACAACCCTGAATTCTCGGATGTCGTTTCTCTGGAAGGCACAGCACCGACGAAGAATAAGGCAGTACCGATGATCGCGATTGCCACGACAGCCGGTACGGCAGCTGAAACAACAATTAACTATGTCATTACGGATGAGGCAAAACGCCGTAAATTTGTCTGTGTCGATCCGCATGACTTGCCAGTAGTGGCGATTGTCGATCCGGATATGATGTCGAGTATGCCGAAAGGACTGACAGCTTCTACCGGAATGGATGCCCTGACGCATGCAATCGAAGGATATACAACATTGGCAGCCTGGGAGCTGGCGGATACCCTGAATCTGAAAGCCATCGAACTGATCGGCCGTTCACTGCGCGCAGCTGTCAATAACGATCCAAAGGGGCGTGAAGACATGGCGCTGGGACAGTATATGACGGGAATGGCATTCTCGAACGTAGGCTTGGGTGTTGTGCATGGCATGGCGCATCCGTTAAGTGCCTTTTACGGTACGCCGCACGGGGTTGCCAACGCCGTTCTGCTGCCGTATGTCATGGAATTCAATCAAGATTATACAGGTGAAAAATTCCGTGAGATTGCGCGGGTTTTAGGGGTATCTGGCGTGGATGCCATGAGCCAAAAGGAATATCGCCAGGCTGCGATTGATGCTGTGCGTCAGCTGTCCCTGGATGTGAATATTCCGCAGACCTTAAAGGAAATCGGTGTGAAGGAAGAGGACCTTCCAGCCTTGGCAGAAGCCGCAATGGCCGATGTCTGCACTGGCGGCAATCCGCGTCCATGCACCTATGAATTAGTTCTGGACGTCTATAAGAAAGCATTCTAA
- a CDS encoding response regulator encodes MNSFTQRILIVEDDPQIRNFISYVLSAEGFNSDNAATAQSAMTLLAANLYDLMLLDLGLPDYDGMDVIRKVREWSEIPIIVVSARDQDQEKAEALDSGADDYLTKPFSTTELMARIRVAIRHAFKQNAKTAQKKLTVQDLSLDLEKHQVTLRGEALHLTPMEYNLLSLFLRNSGKVLTTRYLITHIWGSGYGEDTQALRALMAGLRRKIEENPAKPRYIVTEIGVGYRLVDQESQKG; translated from the coding sequence ATGAACTCTTTTACACAGCGAATTTTAATCGTCGAGGATGATCCGCAGATCCGCAATTTTATCAGCTACGTCTTAAGCGCTGAAGGATTTAACAGCGACAATGCTGCCACAGCGCAAAGTGCCATGACCCTGTTGGCAGCCAATCTCTATGACTTAATGCTGCTGGATTTAGGACTGCCGGATTATGATGGGATGGACGTCATCCGCAAGGTTCGCGAATGGTCGGAGATTCCGATCATCGTTGTTTCCGCACGCGATCAGGACCAGGAAAAGGCTGAGGCTCTGGATTCAGGGGCAGACGATTATCTGACCAAGCCGTTTTCCACTACCGAGCTGATGGCCCGCATCCGCGTTGCGATTCGGCATGCTTTTAAACAGAACGCCAAAACAGCGCAAAAGAAACTGACAGTTCAGGATTTATCTCTGGATCTGGAAAAGCACCAGGTTACGCTGCGCGGGGAAGCGCTGCATTTGACGCCGATGGAATACAACCTGTTGAGCCTGTTTCTGCGCAACAGCGGGAAAGTGCTGACCACGCGTTATCTCATCACCCACATCTGGGGCAGCGGTTATGGCGAGGATACGCAGGCACTGCGGGCGTTAATGGCCGGACTGCGGCGAAAGATCGAGGAAAACCCAGCCAAGCCCCGCTACATTGTCACCGAAATCGGGGTTGGCTACCGATTGGTTGATCAGGAATCACAGAAAGGATAA
- a CDS encoding sensor histidine kinase: MDSFRILGYNQYQEMSAMSNSRISVSWTTLRHGLQMAGLLAAATAGGLLFRQLGFPETNIVLLYLLAVLLTAWMTRGYGYGVFASLLATLIFNYFFTAPYWSLSVDDPSYWITFIIMTATAFITSALTSKAKLNAQNALQREQEIKTMYALSRGLNEQIEIRQIARLAAEVLSSAFHCEVSCLCLDEKEQPAVLYAAQPCQAAQALPCDQFNSDPALNSAAPFTCLPLQNNGIQLAKLKLPAAAMTAFSESDHQLLQSLCETLTLALDRFRSAKQKIRSEEEAAQERYRSNLLRAISHDLRTPLSAIMGTSEMILDMSEEHDPRHALAQDIYQDADWLHSLVENILSLTRIQDGHLNLHLEKEAAEEIIASALEHIAKRAPQRQINVSIPPEVLMIPMDGKLIQQVLINLLDNALKHTRPQDEISLTLRREQKEAVFTVRDGGEGLAEKDLAHIFQTFYTTRTRQPDAQHGIGLGLSICESIVKAHHGSISACNRTDQRGAEFTFRLPLED, translated from the coding sequence ATGGACAGTTTCCGCATTTTAGGCTACAATCAGTACCAGGAGATGAGCGCGATGTCCAATTCCCGAATTTCAGTTTCCTGGACGACGTTGAGGCATGGATTACAGATGGCTGGCTTGTTGGCCGCGGCCACAGCGGGCGGACTGTTGTTCAGACAGCTGGGCTTTCCCGAAACCAACATTGTCTTGCTTTATTTATTGGCAGTCCTGCTGACAGCCTGGATGACCCGTGGTTATGGCTACGGTGTCTTTGCTTCCTTGCTGGCTACGCTGATCTTCAATTATTTTTTTACCGCACCATACTGGTCGCTGTCGGTCGATGATCCGAGCTACTGGATCACATTTATCATTATGACCGCAACTGCCTTTATTACCAGTGCCCTGACATCCAAAGCTAAATTAAACGCGCAGAACGCTTTGCAGCGGGAACAGGAAATCAAAACGATGTACGCGCTCAGCCGCGGATTGAACGAACAGATTGAGATTCGCCAAATTGCCAGGCTGGCTGCCGAAGTGCTGTCTTCCGCTTTCCATTGCGAAGTCAGCTGCCTGTGTCTGGATGAAAAAGAACAGCCGGCTGTACTGTATGCTGCCCAGCCCTGCCAAGCGGCCCAAGCCCTGCCCTGCGATCAGTTCAATTCAGATCCTGCGTTGAACTCAGCAGCCCCCTTCACCTGCCTGCCGCTGCAAAACAACGGCATCCAGCTGGCCAAGCTGAAACTTCCCGCAGCGGCGATGACCGCTTTCAGTGAATCAGATCATCAGCTGCTTCAGTCCTTATGTGAAACGCTCACACTGGCGCTGGACCGCTTCCGCAGCGCAAAGCAGAAAATCCGCTCGGAAGAAGAAGCAGCGCAGGAACGGTATCGAAGCAATCTGCTTCGGGCCATTTCCCACGATCTGCGCACGCCGCTCTCCGCCATTATGGGCACTTCAGAAATGATTCTGGACATGAGCGAAGAACACGATCCTCGGCATGCTTTAGCTCAGGATATCTATCAGGATGCCGACTGGCTGCATTCGCTGGTCGAAAACATTCTCAGTCTGACCCGAATTCAGGATGGGCATCTGAATCTGCATTTGGAAAAAGAAGCCGCGGAAGAAATTATTGCCTCTGCCCTGGAACATATCGCCAAACGGGCTCCGCAGCGGCAGATCAATGTTTCAATTCCGCCGGAAGTGCTGATGATTCCCATGGATGGCAAGCTGATCCAGCAGGTGCTGATCAATTTACTGGATAATGCCTTAAAGCATACCCGTCCGCAGGATGAAATTTCTCTGACGCTGCGGCGGGAACAGAAGGAAGCCGTGTTTACCGTCCGGGATGGCGGCGAGGGCCTTGCGGAAAAAGATCTCGCGCACATTTTTCAGACCTTTTATACCACCCGCACCCGCCAGCCGGATGCCCAGCATGGGATCGGTCTGGGCTTATCCATCTGTGAATCCATCGTCAAGGCCCACCATGGATCGATCAGCGCATGCAATCGGACTGATCAGCGCGGTGCTGAATTTACCTTTCGACTGCCTTTGGAGGATTGA
- a CDS encoding diguanylate cyclase domain-containing protein, protein MTNLKNPENFCQFLWHEYLENQNYAMLGECFVPETSVIGTGEHEVSANLAEFENKIAAEIQGRNVIFKIEEQWYQTQPISEDCVIVIGELRVKEQSGNPLEFESRFRFTFVLQRREGQWKVLHVHHSVPDPEQGADEFFPHRLMEQSNRQLIQLVEEKTKALEESYRQMEYNAHHDSLTQLLNRRSVEAQISEVMQKEPTGVMVMLDVDCFKQINDTYGHPAGDQALETLGEAIQKIFPQGLNGRIGGDEFIVYQIQSQKSQAELRADLESLQHLWDQIRAEKGLELPVTVSSGIAFFPQHGQRFDQLWSHADQALYQAKAEGRQRLCFWEEED, encoded by the coding sequence ATGACAAATTTAAAGAACCCGGAAAATTTTTGCCAATTTCTCTGGCATGAGTATTTGGAAAATCAGAACTACGCGATGCTGGGCGAGTGCTTTGTCCCGGAAACCTCGGTGATCGGAACCGGCGAGCATGAAGTCAGCGCCAATCTGGCGGAGTTTGAAAATAAAATTGCAGCGGAAATCCAAGGCCGCAACGTTATCTTTAAAATTGAGGAACAATGGTACCAGACCCAGCCGATCAGCGAGGACTGTGTGATTGTGATCGGTGAGCTGCGGGTAAAGGAACAATCCGGCAATCCGCTTGAATTTGAAAGCCGGTTTCGCTTTACCTTTGTCCTGCAGCGCCGGGAAGGACAGTGGAAGGTGCTGCATGTTCATCATTCTGTGCCGGATCCGGAACAAGGCGCGGATGAATTTTTCCCGCATCGCTTAATGGAACAATCCAACCGGCAGCTGATTCAGCTGGTGGAAGAGAAGACCAAGGCCTTGGAGGAATCCTATCGTCAGATGGAATACAATGCTCATCATGATTCATTGACGCAGCTGCTGAACCGTCGCTCAGTCGAAGCTCAGATCAGTGAAGTCATGCAAAAGGAACCAACAGGAGTCATGGTGATGCTGGACGTAGACTGCTTTAAACAGATTAATGACACGTATGGACATCCGGCCGGCGATCAGGCTCTGGAAACCTTGGGCGAAGCTATCCAAAAAATCTTTCCGCAGGGACTCAACGGCCGCATCGGCGGAGATGAATTTATCGTTTATCAGATCCAGAGTCAGAAATCCCAGGCTGAACTCCGGGCTGATCTGGAATCACTGCAGCACCTCTGGGATCAGATCAGAGCGGAGAAGGGCCTGGAACTGCCGGTTACGGTCAGCTCCGGCATTGCATTCTTCCCACAGCATGGGCAGCGTTTTGATCAGCTCTGGTCCCATGCCGATCAGGCCTTGTACCAAGCTAAAGCAGAAGGACGGCAGCGTCTGTGTTTCTGGGAAGAGGAAGATTGA
- a CDS encoding tetratricopeptide repeat protein, with translation MMRLQEQIELWNETDQYEAIIEAIEALPEAEQTPELISELARAYNNTAGLDDTQNYEKAIALLKSVEEELGEEHSWNFRIAYAYYYLDQEGPALTYFERALDARPKDEDTLAFIEDCRKRLALPRFERPFKQRVQECWSQFEKEEQVLRVRMRNRLESEVIVDQAHRLLHTAFTNIAYEMGCAQDHYDLILTPEGNRVSLFALDYFCRQMPDRLKKWWHVMAGRQPSRQTSLRIAGQELSAEEVQVWIEEQGEKSVKLAVHCASFDALMPENENQVWWMLSILIDQTLGEIAAMAVIDDVTLLAQPRQEGGLSLAQLPDKLVDLGLDLNRDPARILEGYTAYRMEPTEASLEQVRGDVTVGVTCCPVLIQQYLRGMTQTVDDLHQDGIAAGYFYYPLDCFTGEDRAKAMLDFRDALAEKISEQAGADTVTWIGGASGLNCGYLDFIAWDIQAVMDSAVKVFAQQPVAWAAFQTFRTSVGGILLKNDEE, from the coding sequence ATGATGAGACTGCAGGAACAGATTGAGCTCTGGAACGAAACGGATCAGTATGAAGCGATTATCGAAGCGATTGAGGCCTTGCCGGAAGCTGAACAGACTCCCGAGCTGATCAGTGAGCTGGCGCGGGCTTACAACAATACGGCTGGACTGGATGATACTCAGAATTATGAAAAAGCAATTGCCTTGCTGAAATCGGTGGAAGAAGAGCTGGGGGAGGAACACAGCTGGAATTTCAGAATCGCCTACGCGTATTATTATCTTGATCAGGAAGGGCCGGCGCTGACCTATTTTGAAAGAGCATTGGACGCTCGTCCGAAGGATGAAGATACGCTGGCTTTTATTGAAGACTGCCGCAAACGGTTAGCCCTGCCGCGCTTTGAGAGACCGTTCAAACAAAGAGTGCAGGAATGCTGGAGTCAGTTTGAGAAGGAGGAACAGGTCCTGCGGGTGCGGATGCGCAATCGCTTGGAGAGTGAAGTGATTGTGGATCAGGCTCATCGGCTGCTTCACACCGCCTTCACCAATATCGCCTACGAAATGGGGTGTGCTCAAGATCATTACGATTTGATTCTGACACCGGAAGGCAACCGTGTTTCGCTGTTTGCCCTCGATTATTTTTGCCGACAGATGCCGGACCGCCTGAAAAAGTGGTGGCATGTGATGGCAGGACGTCAGCCGTCGCGGCAAACTTCACTGCGGATTGCCGGACAGGAATTGAGTGCAGAAGAGGTTCAGGTGTGGATTGAGGAGCAGGGGGAAAAGTCCGTCAAGCTGGCTGTTCATTGTGCTTCATTCGACGCGCTGATGCCGGAAAATGAGAACCAGGTCTGGTGGATGCTTTCCATTCTGATCGATCAGACATTGGGAGAGATCGCTGCTATGGCGGTGATCGACGATGTCACTTTGCTTGCGCAGCCGCGGCAAGAAGGCGGCCTTTCACTAGCTCAGCTGCCGGATAAGCTCGTCGATCTGGGCCTGGATCTGAACCGGGATCCGGCACGTATTTTAGAGGGCTATACAGCGTATCGCATGGAACCCACAGAAGCGAGCCTGGAACAGGTACGCGGGGATGTAACGGTGGGAGTCACCTGCTGTCCCGTTTTGATCCAGCAGTATCTGCGGGGAATGACGCAGACGGTAGACGATCTGCATCAGGATGGCATCGCGGCAGGATACTTTTATTACCCCCTGGATTGTTTCACCGGTGAAGATCGGGCGAAAGCGATGCTGGATTTCCGCGATGCACTGGCTGAAAAGATCAGCGAACAGGCCGGCGCCGATACGGTGACGTGGATCGGCGGGGCTTCGGGCCTGAACTGCGGATATCTGGACTTTATCGCTTGGGATATTCAGGCGGTCATGGATAGTGCCGTCAAGGTGTTCGCTCAGCAGCCGGTGGCGTGGGCAGCCTTTCAGACCTTCCGCACTTCGGTTGGCGGCATCCTGTTAAAAAACGATGAGGAATAA